One Methylocystis iwaonis genomic window, CGCCGAAATTCATCAAATGACAATCGCCGCAGGCCTGCGCGGTCACGCCGGGCGCGAGCTGGCTTGCGAGATCGAACGCCATGACATCGGCTGCGCCGCGCAGGAACGCAAAGGCGGACTCCGCCATCGCTTTGCGCCGCATGGGCAGCAAGGATTGCAGACGCGGGCGTTCCGTCTCGGCAATGATCGCGATCGGATCGCGGATTTCGGGCGGGACAAAATCCGCGAGCGCCTCGCGCGGGACCGCCTCACGCAGGCTTTTCCCGAGCTTGTAGCAGTCGCGCCGGCCGAGGCCGGCGGCGTCGCGATGTCCGAGATCTTGCCAATCGATTTCCGTCATGAGCGGATGTTAGCCCGCCCACATGGCGTTACCAAGTCGTCTACCCAAGCAGATCGATCAGCGGCGCAATGAGCGGCGCGTCGGCGGGCGGCATGTCATATTTGCGCAAATCCCGCGCGCGCGCCCATTTCACCGCCTGGCCCTCCGCGGGCGTCACGAAGCCCTCCCATTTGCGGCAGACATAAAGCGGCATGAGGAGATGGAACTCTTCATAGGCGTGGCTCGCGAAAGTGAGCGGCGCGAGGCAAGGCGCCTTCACCGTAATGCCCAGCTCCTCCGCAAGCTCGCGGATCAGCGCATCCTCGGGCCGCTCGCCGGGATCGATCTTGCCGCCGGGAAACTCCCATAGTCCCGCAAGCTGCTTGCCCTCGGGACGCTGCGCGATCAGCACGCGATTATCGGCGTCGACAAGCGCGCAAGCGACGACGAGAAGGAGTTTCATGCAAAGCCCTATTTGCCGGAGATAACGACTTCGACCGGCTTGGTCTCGGCGCCGGTCACTGTGGCTTCCTCATATATCAGGCCGCCTTCCGTCACAAAGGACTGCTCAGGCTTCCAGATCACCTGCGTGGACAGATAGTAGCGGCCCGGCGGCACGTTTTCGAACTTGAATTGCCCGGTCGGCCCGGCCTTGGTCGTGCGGGTGTGGGCGACATAATCCGGGTCGGGGTCGTTCTTCGGGATGGACGAGGCGGGCGCGAATTTGGCGCCGTGGAAATAATAATCGAGGCGCGCCTGGGCGTAGCTCGTCAACGGTATCAGCCGCACGACTTCGCCCATCGCGTAGTGAACATGCGCGCCCGTTTTATCCGGCAGGAAAGCCTGGCCATGAATCGCGGCCTTGCCGGGCTTGTCGAGAAAGGCGGCCTCGGCTGCGTCGAAGCGCGCCTGTGGCGGCGAGGCGGACGTCGAATTGCAGGCGAGGAGGGGGAGAGGAAGGAGAATAAGGAAAAGACGCGATAGAAACATATGCAACGCCTTAAAAATGAAAAAATGCAGGTCTCCGGGCAATCGAGTGAATAGCGAACTCGCGTCGTTAGCCCCAATACCTCCCCTTTACGGGGAGGTCGGCGGCCAAAGGCCGCGGGGTGGGGCTCGCGCCGCAACCATTTCGATGGGGCTGGGCCCCACCCGACGCAGCTTCGCTGCGCCACCCTCCCCGTAAAGGGGAGGGATCGGCTCACGCCCAGCATCCACGCGATTGCCTGAAGAAGAGTTTCAGTATGGCGTGTGAAAAGCAAGCGCCGTCATTGCGAGCGAAGCGAAGCAATCCAGAGCCGCGCCGACGCCGCTGGATTGCTTCGTCGCTCACGCTTCTCGCAATGACGGCGGATGCAATTTGCGCGGCCAACCCGCGCCCGTCATTCCCGGCAGGCCGAAGGCCTGACCGGGAATCCAGAGCAACGGCGACGCTCTTGCGAGCCTTCAGGAAACTCAGCTCCGGTAATCCCCGTTGATCGCCACATATTCCTTCGTCAGATCACACGTCCACACAGTGGCGGCGCCGTCGCCGAGGCCGAGGTCGACATTGATGACGATCTCCTGCCGCTTCATGATCTCCGAGACTTCCTGCTCGTTGTAATCCGGATCGCGCAGGCCCTTGAAGGCGACGCGCACGCCGCCGAACCAGATGGCGAGCTTGTCGCGCTCGGCATATTCGCCGGCCTTGCCGACCGCCATCACGATGCGGCCCCAATTGGCGTCTTCGCCGGCGATCGCCGTCTTCACCAGCGGCGAATTGGCGATGGCAAGCGCAACCCGCTTCGCCGCTTTCGCGCTTTCGGCGCCGGTCACCGTCACTTCGACGAATTTGCGCGCGCCCTCGCCATCCTTCACCACCTGATGGGCGAGGTCGAGCAGCACGGCGTCGAGCGCCTTCTTGAACTCAACGAGACGCCGGTCGCTGGCCTTTTCGATCTTCGGCGCGCCGCGCTTCTTGGCGGCGCCCGTCGCGAACAGCAGCAGCGTGTCAGACGTAGAAGTGTCGCTGTCGACCGTGATCGCGTTGAACGAGCCCTGCACGGATTTGGAGAGCATCGTCTGCAGCGCTTCGGCGGCGATGGGCGCGTCGGTGAAGACGAAGGAGAGCATGGTCGCCATGTCGGGGGCGATCATGCCGGCGCCCTTGGCCATGCCGCTGATCGTCACTTCCACGCCGCCGATCGTCGCGGTGCGCGTCGCGAGCTTGGGGAAGGTGTCGGTGGTCATGATGGCGCGCGCCGCCTCTTGCCAGCCGTCGGGCCGCGCCTCGGCGGCGAGCGTCTCCAGCACGCCCTCGAATTTCGTCGCGTCGAGCGGCTCGCCG contains:
- the mutT gene encoding 8-oxo-dGTP diphosphatase MutT; protein product: MKLLLVVACALVDADNRVLIAQRPEGKQLAGLWEFPGGKIDPGERPEDALIRELAEELGITVKAPCLAPLTFASHAYEEFHLLMPLYVCRKWEGFVTPAEGQAVKWARARDLRKYDMPPADAPLIAPLIDLLG
- a CDS encoding carboxypeptidase regulatory-like domain-containing protein, whose product is MFLSRLFLILLPLPLLACNSTSASPPQARFDAAEAAFLDKPGKAAIHGQAFLPDKTGAHVHYAMGEVVRLIPLTSYAQARLDYYFHGAKFAPASSIPKNDPDPDYVAHTRTTKAGPTGQFKFENVPPGRYYLSTQVIWKPEQSFVTEGGLIYEEATVTGAETKPVEVVISGK
- the argJ gene encoding bifunctional glutamate N-acetyltransferase/amino-acid acetyltransferase ArgJ codes for the protein MAHDAPLSPLAPATIPEIAPLDGVRFAAGAANIRYAGRTDVMLAIMDEGAAVAGVFTKSKCPSAPVDWCRAKLKGGKAKALLVNSGNANAFTGKVGAEAVKRSAKIAAAATGASDRQVFIASTGVIGEPLDATKFEGVLETLAAEARPDGWQEAARAIMTTDTFPKLATRTATIGGVEVTISGMAKGAGMIAPDMATMLSFVFTDAPIAAEALQTMLSKSVQGSFNAITVDSDTSTSDTLLLFATGAAKKRGAPKIEKASDRRLVEFKKALDAVLLDLAHQVVKDGEGARKFVEVTVTGAESAKAAKRVALAIANSPLVKTAIAGEDANWGRIVMAVGKAGEYAERDKLAIWFGGVRVAFKGLRDPDYNEQEVSEIMKRQEIVINVDLGLGDGAATVWTCDLTKEYVAINGDYRS